The following are from one region of the Georgenia sp. M64 genome:
- the crtI gene encoding phytoene desaturase family protein yields MAGLASAALLAREGYEVDLLEQNDELGGRAGSWESGGFRFDTGPSWYLMPEVFDHFFELLGTSAAEQLDLSVLDPGYRVFFEDGSAPLDIRADRAANIATFESVEPGAGRRLEAYLDSARQAYDLAVRRFLYTTFASPRSLLHRDVLSRAPHLAELLLRPLGSFVAARFQDPRLRQVLGYPAVFLGSSPDRAPSMYHLMSHMDIADAVRYPQGGFTRLIEVVAALAVREGARLHTGATVTAILTGAVPERVGRRRGLAAAARSLRGGLGVRAGARGVRYRTADGAEHTIRAEVVVAAADLHHVETQLLPERLRTYPQRWWDRRTSGPGAVLLYLGVRGSLPELPHHSLFFTTDWQSNFDAIFGRSPRVPDPASSYVCKPSQTDPTVAPPGTENLFVLVPVPADVTLGRGGVDGAGDPAVERIADAAIDQIAAWAGIEDLHERVVVRRTVGPADFAAELNAWSGGVLGPAHTLRQSAFLRGSNASRRVAGLYYAGSSTIPGIGLPMCLISAEIMLKRLRHDHSTEPLAVPL; encoded by the coding sequence ATCGCCGGTCTGGCCTCCGCCGCCCTCCTGGCCCGCGAGGGGTACGAGGTGGACCTGCTCGAGCAGAACGACGAGCTCGGCGGCCGGGCGGGGTCCTGGGAGTCCGGCGGCTTCCGGTTCGACACCGGGCCGTCGTGGTACCTCATGCCCGAGGTCTTCGACCACTTCTTCGAGCTGCTCGGCACCTCGGCCGCCGAGCAGCTCGACCTCAGCGTCCTGGACCCCGGCTACCGGGTCTTCTTCGAGGACGGCTCCGCCCCCCTCGACATCCGGGCCGACCGGGCCGCGAACATCGCCACCTTCGAGTCGGTCGAGCCCGGCGCGGGACGCCGCCTCGAGGCCTACCTGGACTCCGCGCGGCAGGCCTACGACCTGGCGGTGCGCCGGTTCCTCTACACGACGTTCGCCTCGCCGCGGTCGCTGCTGCACCGCGACGTCCTGTCCCGGGCGCCGCACCTGGCCGAGCTCCTGCTCCGGCCGCTCGGCTCGTTCGTCGCCGCCCGGTTCCAGGACCCGCGCCTGCGCCAGGTGCTCGGCTACCCGGCGGTCTTCCTCGGCTCCTCGCCCGACCGGGCGCCCAGCATGTATCACCTCATGAGCCACATGGACATCGCCGACGCCGTGCGGTACCCCCAGGGCGGCTTCACCCGCCTCATCGAGGTCGTCGCCGCGCTGGCCGTCCGCGAGGGCGCGCGCCTGCACACCGGGGCGACGGTCACCGCGATCCTCACCGGCGCCGTCCCCGAGCGGGTGGGGCGACGCCGCGGCCTCGCCGCCGCCGCCCGCAGTTTGCGCGGGGGGCTCGGCGTGCGCGCCGGGGCGCGCGGGGTGCGCTACCGCACCGCCGACGGTGCGGAGCACACCATCCGGGCCGAGGTCGTCGTCGCCGCGGCCGACCTCCACCACGTCGAGACCCAGCTCCTCCCCGAGCGCCTGCGGACCTACCCGCAGCGCTGGTGGGACCGCCGGACCTCGGGCCCGGGCGCCGTCCTGCTCTACCTCGGCGTGCGCGGCAGCCTGCCCGAGCTCCCCCACCACTCGCTGTTCTTCACCACCGACTGGCAGAGCAACTTCGACGCCATCTTCGGCCGCTCCCCCCGGGTGCCGGACCCCGCGTCGTCGTACGTCTGCAAGCCGTCCCAGACCGACCCGACGGTCGCCCCGCCCGGCACGGAGAACCTCTTCGTCCTCGTGCCGGTCCCGGCCGACGTCACCCTGGGGCGCGGCGGCGTCGACGGCGCCGGCGACCCCGCCGTCGAGCGGATCGCCGACGCGGCCATCGACCAGATCGCCGCCTGGGCGGGCATCGAGGACCTGCACGAGCGCGTCGTCGTACGCCGCACGGTCGGGCCGGCGGACTTCGCCGCGGAGCTCAACGCCTGGTCGGGCGGGGTGCTCGGGCCCGCGCACACGCTCCGCCAGAGCGCCTTCCTGCGGGGGTCCAACGCCTCGCGCCGGGTGGCGGGGCTGTACTACGCCGGGTCGAGCACGATTCCCGGGATCGGGCTGCCGATGTGCCTCATCAGCGCCGAGATCATGCTGAAGCGGCTGCGTCACGACCACTCCACCGAGCCCCTGGCGGTCCCGCTGTGA
- a CDS encoding lycopene cyclase domain-containing protein, translated as MTGWEYLLALAVSLASMVVMDRRWRLVLWHRPRRAAGVLLAGVAFFLLWDLTAIALGFFERGQSAAMTGIELLPELPLEELFFISFLCYLTLVLHALALRLLPAPAARQGAQR; from the coding sequence GTGACGGGGTGGGAGTACCTGCTCGCCCTGGCCGTCTCGCTGGCGTCGATGGTGGTCATGGACCGCCGGTGGCGCCTCGTCCTGTGGCACCGGCCCCGCCGGGCGGCGGGGGTGCTCCTCGCCGGCGTGGCGTTCTTCCTCCTGTGGGACCTCACCGCGATCGCCCTCGGCTTCTTCGAGCGCGGCCAGTCGGCGGCGATGACCGGGATCGAGCTGCTGCCCGAGCTGCCGCTCGAGGAGCTGTTCTTCATCAGCTTCCTGTGCTACCTGACCCTGGTGCTGCACGCCCTCGCGCTGCGCCTGCTCCCGGCGCCCGCCGCCCGGCAGGGGGCGCAGCGATGA
- a CDS encoding lycopene cyclase domain-containing protein: MTYLGLGLLFVAVAVAVLVVAWWTVRPSRRWWLATVVTVVALVVLTVVFDSVMIAADLFRFDEAALTGLRLGLAPVEDLAWPVAAGLGLPALVALRAGRSAATSAASVGQATATNRTTAAEATGREA; this comes from the coding sequence ATGACCTACCTCGGCCTGGGTCTGCTGTTCGTCGCCGTGGCCGTCGCGGTCCTGGTCGTGGCCTGGTGGACGGTGCGGCCGTCGCGGCGGTGGTGGCTCGCCACGGTGGTCACGGTCGTGGCGCTCGTGGTGCTCACCGTCGTGTTCGACTCCGTCATGATCGCCGCGGACCTCTTCCGGTTCGACGAGGCCGCGCTGACCGGCCTGCGCCTCGGCCTGGCGCCCGTGGAGGACCTGGCCTGGCCGGTGGCCGCCGGGCTCGGTCTGCCCGCGCTGGTGGCCCTGCGGGCCGGCCGGTCGGCGGCGACGTCGGCGGCCTCGGTCGGTCAGGCCACCGCGACCAACCGGACCACCGCGGCGGAAGCGACCGGGAGGGAGGCATGA
- a CDS encoding prenyltransferase, producing MSVSQTGGVSAALRQVVGSSRPVSWINTAYPFAAAYLLAGGGVDVALVVGTLYFLVPYNLLMYGINDVFDFESDLRNPRKGGIEGIVLARRWHRVTLWSAVLSNLPFLVALLLMGTATSALVLAVSVFAVVAYSAPGLRFKERPVLDSATSATHFVSPAVFGLALAGAAPTGAAVAAMVAFFLWGMASQGFGAVQDVVADRSAGIGSIATWLGAARTVRLAMALYVLAGVVVLATGFPGALAGLLVVPYVVSVAPYRSLVDEDCERANGGWRRFLWLNMVTGFLLTQLFIWIALRG from the coding sequence ATGAGCGTGTCGCAGACAGGCGGCGTGAGCGCGGCCCTGCGCCAGGTCGTCGGCTCCTCCCGACCCGTCAGCTGGATCAACACCGCGTACCCCTTCGCGGCGGCGTACCTCCTGGCGGGCGGCGGCGTCGACGTCGCCCTCGTCGTGGGCACCCTGTACTTCCTCGTCCCGTACAACCTGCTGATGTACGGCATCAACGACGTCTTCGACTTCGAGTCCGACCTGCGCAACCCGCGCAAGGGCGGCATCGAGGGCATCGTCCTGGCGCGACGGTGGCACCGGGTCACCCTCTGGTCGGCGGTGCTGAGCAACCTGCCCTTCCTCGTCGCCCTCCTCCTCATGGGCACGGCGACGTCGGCGCTCGTGCTCGCGGTGAGCGTCTTCGCCGTGGTGGCGTACTCGGCACCCGGCCTGCGCTTCAAGGAGCGGCCCGTCCTGGACTCGGCCACCTCGGCGACGCACTTCGTCAGCCCGGCGGTCTTCGGGCTCGCCCTGGCCGGGGCCGCACCGACCGGGGCGGCGGTGGCGGCGATGGTCGCCTTCTTCCTCTGGGGCATGGCCTCCCAGGGCTTCGGCGCCGTCCAGGACGTCGTGGCGGACCGGTCCGCGGGCATCGGCTCGATCGCCACCTGGCTGGGCGCGGCCCGCACGGTCCGGCTGGCGATGGCGCTGTACGTCCTCGCCGGCGTGGTGGTCCTGGCCACCGGATTCCCCGGGGCGCTGGCCGGACTGCTCGTCGTGCCCTACGTCGTCAGCGTCGCCCCCTACCGGTCGCTGGTGGACGAGGACTGCGAGCGGGCGAACGGCGGCTGGCGCCGGTTCCTCTGGCTCAACATGGTGACGGGGTTCCTGCTCACCCAGCTGTTCATCTGGATCGCGCTGCGAGGCTGA